The following coding sequences lie in one Saccharopolyspora hordei genomic window:
- the pyk gene encoding pyruvate kinase: MSRRAKIVCTMGPATSTPEKMAELVNSGMDVARLNFSHGSHADHQRVYEMVRAAAKESGRAVGILGDLQGPKIRLGKFAAGPVEWRTGDIVRITVDDVQGTHDRVSTTYKGLAKDAKPGDRLLVDDGKVGLTVTDVEDNDVVCEVTEGGPVSDHKGISLPGMDVSVPALSEKDVEDLEFALELGVDFIALSFVRSPADIDLVHQVMDRVGRRVPVIAKLEKPEAVDNLEAIVLAFDGVMVARGDLGVELPLEHVPLVQKKAIRIARENAKPVIVATQMLDSMINNSRPTRAETSDVANAVLDGTDAVMLSGETSVGRYPVETVQTMARIVEAVEAGSTAPPALSHVPRTKRGVISYAARDIGERLNAKALVAFTQSGDTVRRLARLHTRLPLLAFTPEESVRSQLALTWGTETFLVPKVDTTDQMVRQVDQAMLSLGRSQRGDMVVIVAGSPPGTVGSTNLIRVHRLGEEDHV; encoded by the coding sequence GTGAGTCGACGAGCCAAGATCGTTTGTACCATGGGCCCTGCCACCTCCACACCGGAGAAGATGGCAGAGCTCGTCAACAGCGGAATGGACGTCGCCCGGCTGAACTTCAGCCACGGCAGCCACGCCGATCACCAGCGGGTCTACGAGATGGTCCGGGCCGCGGCCAAGGAATCCGGCCGCGCCGTGGGCATCCTGGGCGACCTGCAGGGTCCGAAGATCCGGCTCGGCAAGTTCGCCGCCGGGCCGGTCGAGTGGCGCACCGGCGACATCGTGCGCATCACTGTCGACGACGTCCAGGGCACCCACGACCGGGTGTCCACGACCTACAAGGGCCTCGCCAAGGACGCCAAGCCCGGCGACCGGCTGCTGGTCGACGACGGCAAGGTGGGGCTGACCGTGACCGACGTCGAGGACAACGACGTCGTGTGCGAGGTGACCGAGGGCGGTCCCGTTTCGGACCACAAGGGGATCTCGTTGCCGGGCATGGACGTTTCGGTGCCCGCACTGTCCGAGAAGGACGTCGAGGACCTGGAGTTCGCGCTGGAGCTCGGCGTGGACTTCATCGCGCTGTCCTTCGTCCGCAGCCCGGCCGACATCGACCTGGTGCACCAGGTGATGGACCGGGTCGGCCGCCGCGTCCCGGTGATCGCGAAGCTGGAGAAGCCGGAGGCGGTGGACAACCTGGAGGCCATCGTGCTGGCCTTCGACGGCGTCATGGTCGCCCGCGGCGACCTCGGCGTCGAGCTGCCGCTGGAGCACGTTCCGCTGGTGCAGAAGAAGGCGATCCGGATCGCGCGGGAGAACGCGAAGCCGGTGATCGTCGCCACGCAGATGCTCGACTCCATGATCAACAACTCGCGCCCGACGCGCGCGGAGACCTCCGACGTCGCCAACGCGGTGCTCGACGGCACCGACGCGGTGATGCTCTCCGGGGAGACCAGCGTCGGCCGCTACCCGGTGGAGACGGTGCAGACGATGGCGCGCATCGTCGAAGCGGTCGAGGCCGGCTCGACGGCTCCGCCGGCGCTCAGCCACGTGCCGCGCACCAAGCGCGGCGTGATCTCCTACGCGGCTCGCGACATCGGCGAGCGCCTCAACGCCAAGGCGTTGGTGGCGTTCACGCAGTCCGGCGACACCGTGCGCCGACTGGCCCGGTTGCACACCCGGCTGCCGCTGCTGGCGTTCACCCCCGAGGAGTCGGTGCGGAGTCAGCTCGCTCTCACTTGGGGGACGGAAACGTTCTTGGTTCCTAAAGTGGACACCACGGACCAGATGGTGCGCCAGGTCGACCAGGCGATGCTGTCCCTGGGTCGATCGCAGCGCGGTGACATGGTCGTCATCGTGGCGGGTTCCCCGCCCGGCACGGTCGGTTCCACCAACCTCATCCGCGTGCACCGTCTGGGCGAGGAAGACCACGTCTGA
- a CDS encoding TIGR02453 family protein, with protein MRFEGFGDGAVEFFDGLEADNSKAFWSDNLALYREHVRGPMEALIAELEPEFGPGFGVGKVFRPHRDVRFSRDKSPYKTHCGAVVERGRGGGAFYVDISAAGMTVAGGCFHTESDQLARFRTAVDTDVHGDHLRRLLDALAASGWEITGDVLRSRPRGVAADHPRLDLLRHRTLYAVQLWEPDDALHDRRCLDRVRRAWEQLRELNQWCADHVGVTEKTCR; from the coding sequence GTGCGGTTCGAGGGTTTCGGGGACGGTGCCGTCGAGTTCTTCGACGGGTTGGAGGCGGACAACTCGAAGGCCTTCTGGAGTGACAACCTGGCGCTGTACCGGGAGCACGTGCGCGGGCCGATGGAGGCGTTGATCGCCGAGCTGGAACCCGAGTTCGGGCCCGGCTTCGGCGTCGGCAAGGTGTTCCGGCCGCACCGCGACGTGCGGTTCAGCCGGGACAAGTCGCCGTACAAGACGCACTGCGGGGCGGTGGTCGAGCGGGGGCGCGGCGGCGGCGCCTTCTACGTCGACATCAGCGCCGCCGGCATGACCGTCGCCGGCGGCTGCTTCCACACCGAGTCCGACCAGCTCGCCCGGTTCCGCACCGCCGTGGACACCGACGTCCACGGCGACCACCTGCGGCGGCTGCTGGACGCGCTGGCGGCGTCCGGCTGGGAGATCACCGGCGACGTGCTCAGGAGCCGTCCGCGCGGGGTCGCCGCCGACCACCCGCGGCTGGACCTGCTGCGGCACCGCACGCTGTACGCGGTCCAGCTCTGGGAACCCGACGACGCGCTGCACGACCGCAGGTGCCTGGACCGGGTGCGTCGCGCGTGGGAGCAGCTGCGGGAGCTCAACCAGTGGTGCGCCGACCACGTCGGCGTCACGGAGAAGACCTGCCGCTGA
- a CDS encoding 5,10-methylene-tetrahydrofolate dehydrogenase: protein MAEQEQADHVLGLVTDPDMPTHVGQRTAERVTTWLANRTGQRWTIDVRTDPLTAGHNASEDLLSAVEAHRQERGWDYGICITDLPLLLQDRPLLADVSTQRRVALVSLPALGALRTYHRTYQLMTQLLEDLMQDHSEQSSPLGPVHRTQHEGQIDIRYTTLQRRGWVRLVSGMVRANRPWQLVWGLSSALAAALAAAGFGLFTSTVWQLGDVMSPLRALTATVFALALMTVWLIAAHGLWERVGRGAVRDRRLAAIYNTSTVTTLSLGVACLYALVYVVSLAGALTLLDARVLGEMLGHTADFASYARLAWMVSSMALIAGALGSSLETDAAVRQAAYGYREERRRAQHAKEKDSED, encoded by the coding sequence TTGGCGGAGCAGGAGCAGGCCGACCACGTGCTGGGTCTGGTCACCGACCCGGACATGCCCACGCACGTCGGGCAGCGCACTGCTGAGCGCGTGACCACCTGGTTGGCGAACCGCACCGGACAGCGGTGGACCATCGACGTGCGCACCGACCCGCTCACCGCGGGCCACAACGCCAGCGAGGACCTGCTCTCCGCCGTCGAGGCCCACCGCCAGGAACGGGGCTGGGACTACGGCATCTGCATCACCGACCTGCCGCTGCTGCTGCAGGACCGGCCGCTGCTGGCCGACGTCAGCACGCAGCGCCGCGTCGCGCTCGTGTCGCTGCCCGCCCTCGGCGCGCTCCGGACCTACCACCGCACCTACCAGCTGATGACGCAGCTGCTGGAAGACCTGATGCAGGACCACAGCGAGCAGTCGTCCCCGCTCGGCCCGGTGCACCGCACGCAGCACGAGGGCCAGATCGACATCCGCTACACCACGCTGCAGAGGCGGGGCTGGGTGCGGCTGGTGTCCGGGATGGTGCGGGCGAACCGGCCGTGGCAGCTGGTCTGGGGACTGTCCAGCGCGCTGGCGGCCGCGCTCGCCGCCGCCGGGTTCGGCCTGTTCACCTCGACGGTCTGGCAGCTCGGCGACGTGATGAGCCCGCTGCGCGCGCTGACCGCCACGGTGTTCGCGCTGGCGCTGATGACCGTGTGGCTGATCGCCGCGCACGGGCTGTGGGAGCGCGTCGGCCGCGGCGCGGTCCGGGACCGGAGGCTGGCCGCGATCTACAACACCTCGACGGTGACCACGCTGTCGTTGGGCGTGGCCTGCCTCTACGCCCTGGTCTACGTGGTCAGCCTCGCCGGTGCGCTGACGCTGCTCGACGCGCGCGTGCTCGGCGAGATGCTCGGCCACACCGCCGACTTCGCCTCCTACGCGCGGCTGGCGTGGATGGTGTCCTCGATGGCGCTCATCGCCGGCGCCCTCGGGTCCAGCCTGGAGACCGACGCCGCCGTGCGGCAAGCCGCCTACGGCTACCGCGAGGAGCGGCGCCGCGCCCAGCACGCCAAGGAGAAGGACTCCGAGGACTGA
- a CDS encoding LuxR C-terminal-related transcriptional regulator encodes MVSTARARVRDAAGNLPADVTSFVGRRREITLTKRLLAESRVVTLTGPGGVGKTRLAIRVAAGMRRSFRDKAWYVGLEDLQDRSRVIDTVVEQLGIGGPSAGEDLDTVVEQLKNREMLLVLDNCEHVVDEVALLVDAVVRWCPGVRVLATSRQSLGVAGEATMVVPPLQVPDIEHLPPPEAHEQFASVRLFVDRARAAVPEFEVTPENATALMRLCHHLDGNPLAIELAAVRLRSLSVQQLEERLAERYDLLTEGRRSAPARQRSLRALIDWSYELASDQDRLAWARMSVFSGTFDLAAAEHVVRDVLSGSDVLSSVHSLVDKSVLLRVEESGEARFRLPHALREYGQDKLEEFGELDAMQRRHLSFFSALAERFADSWIGPDQVEWVQRMRSEQGNLRTALQTAAAHPDTAGTALALATDLWPYWVIRGLNGEARHWLEQVLASTPRDVPERVRALRISAWFALLHGDLDSVRSTLEQATVLATQRGEEAEKPYLALVRGLAAFADNNAARAISLVEDALAQFRKHGSLPGELFALFGLGLVKGLHEDPESGLEALEDCVRLATEHGELYWRSYALWASAQTEAVRGELERAETAAKKAVRLQRKLDNRLGIALGIDSLAWIAQRQGKHDRAARLFGAASSVWDAVSAAPGFWAPFATDHEAHLSQTRSALGEEAFQEAFDRGRRLSVPHLIDFALETKRHARARSEENVHPMPLTRRERQIAELVAQGNTNKEIAESLVIAQRTVEGHVQNILTKLDFSSRAQIAGWVAAQRGTGAPADPAPR; translated from the coding sequence GTGGTCTCTACTGCGCGCGCCCGCGTGCGGGATGCAGCGGGCAACCTCCCGGCCGACGTCACGAGCTTCGTCGGCCGGCGCCGTGAGATCACCCTGACCAAGCGGCTGCTCGCGGAGTCCCGTGTCGTCACCCTCACCGGGCCCGGCGGGGTCGGCAAGACGCGGCTCGCCATCCGGGTGGCCGCCGGCATGCGCCGCTCGTTCCGGGACAAGGCCTGGTACGTCGGACTCGAGGACCTCCAGGACCGGTCCCGCGTGATCGACACGGTCGTCGAGCAGCTCGGCATCGGCGGCCCCAGCGCCGGCGAGGACCTCGACACCGTCGTCGAGCAGCTCAAGAACCGCGAGATGCTGCTCGTGCTGGACAACTGCGAGCACGTGGTCGACGAGGTCGCGCTGCTGGTGGACGCGGTGGTGCGGTGGTGCCCCGGCGTGCGGGTGCTGGCCACCAGCCGGCAGTCCCTCGGCGTCGCCGGCGAGGCCACCATGGTCGTGCCGCCGCTGCAGGTGCCCGACATCGAGCACCTGCCGCCGCCGGAGGCCCACGAGCAGTTCGCCTCGGTGCGCCTGTTCGTCGACCGGGCCCGGGCGGCGGTGCCCGAGTTCGAGGTGACGCCGGAGAACGCCACCGCGCTGATGCGGCTGTGCCACCACCTCGACGGCAACCCGCTGGCCATCGAGCTGGCCGCGGTGCGGCTGCGCTCACTGTCCGTGCAGCAGCTGGAGGAGCGCCTCGCCGAGCGGTACGACCTGCTCACCGAGGGCCGCCGCAGCGCCCCGGCCCGGCAGCGGTCGCTGCGCGCGCTGATCGACTGGAGCTACGAGCTGGCCTCCGACCAGGACCGGCTGGCGTGGGCGCGGATGTCGGTGTTCTCCGGCACCTTCGACCTGGCCGCCGCCGAGCACGTGGTCCGCGACGTCCTGTCCGGCTCCGACGTGCTGAGCTCGGTCCACTCGCTGGTGGACAAGTCCGTGCTGCTGCGCGTGGAGGAGAGCGGCGAGGCCCGCTTCCGGCTGCCGCACGCGCTGCGCGAGTACGGGCAGGACAAGCTCGAGGAGTTCGGCGAGCTGGACGCCATGCAGCGGCGGCACCTGTCGTTCTTCAGCGCCCTCGCCGAGCGCTTCGCCGACAGCTGGATCGGCCCGGACCAGGTCGAGTGGGTGCAGCGGATGCGCAGCGAGCAGGGCAACCTGCGCACCGCGCTGCAGACGGCCGCGGCGCACCCCGACACCGCGGGCACGGCGCTGGCGCTGGCCACCGACCTGTGGCCGTACTGGGTCATCCGCGGGCTCAACGGCGAGGCGCGCCACTGGCTGGAGCAGGTGCTGGCCAGCACCCCGCGCGACGTGCCCGAGCGGGTGCGCGCGCTGCGGATCAGCGCGTGGTTCGCGCTGCTGCACGGTGACCTGGACAGCGTGCGCTCGACCCTGGAGCAGGCGACGGTGCTGGCCACGCAGCGCGGCGAGGAGGCCGAGAAGCCGTACCTGGCGCTGGTGCGGGGCCTGGCGGCGTTCGCGGACAACAACGCGGCGCGCGCGATCTCGCTGGTGGAAGACGCGCTCGCGCAGTTCCGCAAGCACGGCTCGCTGCCCGGGGAGCTGTTCGCGCTGTTCGGCCTGGGCCTGGTCAAGGGGCTCCACGAGGACCCCGAGAGCGGTCTCGAGGCGCTGGAGGACTGCGTCCGGCTGGCCACCGAGCACGGTGAGCTGTACTGGCGGTCCTACGCGCTGTGGGCGTCGGCGCAGACCGAGGCGGTGCGCGGCGAGCTGGAGCGGGCCGAGACGGCGGCGAAGAAGGCCGTCCGGCTGCAGCGGAAGCTGGACAACCGGCTGGGCATCGCCCTCGGCATCGACAGCCTCGCCTGGATCGCCCAGCGGCAGGGCAAGCACGACCGCGCCGCGCGGCTGTTCGGCGCGGCCTCGTCGGTCTGGGACGCGGTGTCCGCCGCGCCCGGGTTCTGGGCGCCGTTCGCCACCGACCACGAGGCCCACCTGTCGCAGACCCGCTCGGCGCTGGGCGAGGAGGCGTTCCAGGAGGCCTTCGACCGGGGCCGCCGGCTGTCCGTGCCGCACCTCATCGACTTCGCGCTGGAGACCAAGCGGCACGCCCGGGCGCGCAGCGAGGAGAACGTCCATCCGATGCCGCTCACGCGCCGCGAGCGGCAGATCGCGGAGCTGGTCGCGCAGGGCAACACGAACAAGGAGATCGCGGAGAGCCTGGTCATCGCGCAGCGCACCGTGGAGGGCCACGTGCAGAACATCCTGACCAAGCTCGACTTCTCCTCGCGCGCGCAGATCGCCGGGTGGGTGGCCGCCCAGCGCGGGACCGGCGCACCCGCCGACCCCGCCCCGCGCTGA
- a CDS encoding transglycosylase SLT domain-containing protein, whose translation MSNTASRLRATFLGDAPKRQHRVPPKTRALQVGTAVAAFGVLGAFTGMAGTGAEQPRVKTAAVVSPVNDSAPLPAAPAPAPAPQPAPEAAPAPEAAPAPEQPVEQKPVDHIGAWIDEAVRVMEQNGVSRDQVDPEAIRTIIMHESNGDPTATNDWDSNAAAGTPSIGLMQTIEPTFESFALPGHENIYDPVDNIIAATRYAIARYGSVSDVPGVSGVRSGGSYMGY comes from the coding sequence GTGTCGAACACGGCGAGCCGGCTGCGCGCGACGTTCCTCGGCGACGCCCCGAAGCGCCAGCACCGCGTCCCCCCGAAGACGCGAGCGCTGCAGGTCGGCACCGCGGTGGCCGCGTTCGGCGTCCTGGGCGCGTTCACCGGCATGGCCGGCACCGGTGCCGAGCAACCCCGAGTGAAGACGGCCGCAGTCGTTTCCCCCGTCAACGACTCCGCGCCGCTTCCCGCCGCACCGGCCCCCGCCCCGGCGCCGCAGCCCGCCCCCGAGGCTGCACCCGCGCCGGAGGCGGCCCCCGCGCCGGAGCAGCCGGTCGAGCAGAAGCCGGTGGACCACATCGGCGCGTGGATCGACGAGGCCGTCCGCGTCATGGAGCAGAACGGCGTCTCGCGCGACCAGGTCGACCCCGAGGCCATCCGCACGATCATCATGCACGAGTCCAACGGCGACCCGACCGCCACGAACGACTGGGACTCCAACGCCGCGGCCGGCACCCCGTCGATCGGTCTGATGCAGACCATCGAGCCGACCTTCGAGTCCTTCGCGCTCCCCGGGCACGAGAACATCTACGACCCGGTGGACAACATCATCGCGGCCACCCGCTACGCGATCGCCCGGTACGGATCGGTGAGCGACGTCCCCGGCGTCTCCGGCGTTCGCAGCGGCGGTAGCTACATGGGTTACTGA
- a CDS encoding Lrp/AsnC family transcriptional regulator, producing the protein MQESVELDSVDWRILEELQNDATLPNRTLAERVGLAPSSCLQRVRRLREQGVITGAHIDVNPAATGLVLEAVVAINVRPHTRQVVDQFREFVMAQPETRSLLHVSGQADFLLHVAVADTTHLQEFLVDRLASRTEVRHFTSSIVLEQLRTKALTPPRHLRPKRRRRS; encoded by the coding sequence ATGCAGGAATCCGTCGAACTCGATTCGGTCGACTGGCGCATCTTGGAGGAGTTGCAGAACGACGCGACGCTGCCGAACCGGACGCTGGCAGAACGGGTCGGGCTGGCCCCCTCCAGCTGCCTGCAACGGGTGCGCCGGTTGCGGGAACAGGGCGTGATCACCGGGGCGCACATCGACGTCAACCCGGCGGCGACCGGACTGGTGCTGGAAGCGGTGGTCGCGATCAACGTCCGTCCGCACACCCGGCAGGTCGTCGACCAGTTCCGCGAGTTCGTGATGGCGCAGCCGGAGACCCGCTCGCTGCTGCACGTCAGCGGTCAGGCCGACTTCCTGCTGCACGTGGCGGTGGCCGACACCACGCACCTGCAGGAGTTCCTGGTGGACAGGCTCGCTTCCCGCACCGAAGTCCGCCACTTCACCAGCTCGATCGTGCTGGAACAGCTGCGCACCAAGGCCCTGACGCCGCCCCGCCACCTCCGCCCGAAGCGCCGCCGCCGGAGCTGA
- a CDS encoding gluconate:H+ symporter, whose amino-acid sequence MPTSLRGSLTAALAQAPEPGAWSAHDARLLTAAIAGIAVIVVLISWAKLHPFLSLALGATTLGVVAGMPFSDLVDTFTEGLGGTVGDVGLLVALGAMLGKLLTDTGGAEQVVETVLRRTTQRTLPWAMVFIAALLGLPMFFEVGVVLLVPVVVMVASRSEQPMLRIGIPALAGLSILHGLVPPHPGPLAAVDALHVDLGTTLALGVLVSIPTAIVAGPVFGAFIAQRVPLSPAAHLLGGSATETAPEKRPSFLAAVTMLLLPVVLMLGKSVADLTLAEGTVGYRVLDTIGTPVVAMMLTVLIAIVVLGTGARFSRNRLADVVGGSLPAIAGIILIVGAGGGFKQTLVDSGVNTMITDLASGAHLSPLVLGWLIAVGIRVATGSATVATISAAGMVAPMVVDMPPAQGALVALAIGSGSLFLSHVNDAGFWLVKEYFGMTVGQTLKTWSAMETLLSVVSFAVILGLSAVL is encoded by the coding sequence ATGCCAACCAGCCTTCGCGGCAGCCTCACCGCCGCCCTCGCCCAGGCCCCGGAGCCCGGCGCGTGGAGCGCGCACGACGCCCGCCTGCTCACCGCGGCCATCGCCGGCATCGCCGTCATCGTGGTGCTGATCAGCTGGGCGAAGCTGCACCCCTTCCTGTCCCTGGCCCTGGGCGCCACCACGCTCGGCGTGGTCGCCGGGATGCCGTTCAGCGACCTGGTCGACACCTTCACCGAAGGCCTCGGCGGGACGGTCGGCGACGTCGGCCTGCTCGTGGCGCTCGGCGCGATGCTCGGCAAGCTGCTCACCGACACCGGCGGCGCCGAGCAGGTCGTGGAGACGGTGCTGCGCCGCACCACGCAGCGCACCCTGCCGTGGGCGATGGTGTTCATCGCCGCGCTGCTGGGTCTGCCGATGTTCTTCGAGGTCGGCGTCGTGCTGCTGGTCCCGGTCGTGGTCATGGTGGCCAGCCGGTCCGAGCAGCCGATGCTGCGCATCGGCATCCCCGCGCTGGCCGGGCTGTCGATCCTGCACGGGCTCGTCCCGCCGCACCCCGGCCCGCTCGCCGCGGTCGACGCGCTGCACGTCGACCTGGGCACCACCCTCGCGCTCGGCGTGCTCGTGTCGATCCCGACCGCCATCGTCGCCGGTCCGGTGTTCGGCGCCTTCATCGCCCAGCGCGTGCCGCTGTCCCCGGCCGCCCACCTGCTCGGCGGGTCCGCGACGGAGACCGCACCGGAGAAGCGGCCCAGCTTCCTCGCCGCCGTCACCATGCTGCTGCTGCCCGTGGTGCTCATGCTCGGCAAGTCCGTGGCCGACCTGACGCTGGCCGAGGGGACCGTCGGCTACCGGGTGCTCGACACCATCGGCACCCCGGTGGTCGCCATGATGCTCACCGTGCTGATCGCCATCGTGGTGCTCGGCACCGGCGCCCGGTTCAGCCGCAACCGGCTCGCCGACGTGGTCGGCGGCTCGCTGCCCGCGATCGCCGGGATCATCCTCATCGTCGGCGCCGGCGGTGGTTTCAAGCAGACCCTGGTCGACTCCGGGGTGAACACCATGATCACCGACCTGGCCAGCGGGGCGCACCTCTCTCCGCTGGTGCTGGGCTGGCTGATCGCGGTCGGCATCCGGGTCGCCACCGGGTCGGCCACGGTGGCCACGATCTCGGCGGCCGGGATGGTGGCGCCGATGGTGGTCGACATGCCGCCCGCGCAGGGCGCCCTGGTCGCGCTGGCCATCGGCTCCGGCTCGCTGTTCCTCTCGCACGTCAACGACGCCGGGTTCTGGCTGGTCAAGGAGTACTTCGGGATGACCGTCGGGCAGACCTTGAAGACCTGGTCGGCGATGGAGACGCTGCTCTCGGTCGTCTCCTTCGCGGTGATCCTGGGGCTGTCCGCGGTCCTGTGA
- the tesB gene encoding acyl-CoA thioesterase II has translation MTEAARAAAADPAGTRLPGDVPLDVNGIPHGQPVLDSLVALLDLERIEENIFRGVSPATSPVRVFGGQVAGQALVAAGRTVPPERRVHSLHAYFIRPGDPSIPIVYEVDRTRDGRSFTTRRVVAVQRGKAIFSLSASFQVDEEGIDHAEPMPEVPDPETLPTFGEQVGSLIDVLGRGQPRPIDVRYVTEPPWVSREHGPREARSQVWMRADGVLPDDDLLHVCIAAFASDMTLLDAVLARHGVYWGLDEVNGASLDHAMWFHRRFRADEWLLYDCASPSASGARGLATGRFFSRDGQLVATVVQEGLLRVGG, from the coding sequence GTGACCGAAGCGGCCCGAGCTGCCGCGGCAGACCCGGCGGGCACCCGCTTGCCGGGCGACGTCCCGCTCGACGTCAACGGCATCCCGCACGGCCAGCCCGTGCTGGACAGCCTGGTTGCCCTGCTGGACCTGGAGCGCATCGAGGAGAACATCTTCCGCGGGGTGAGCCCCGCGACCTCGCCGGTGCGCGTGTTCGGCGGTCAGGTCGCTGGTCAAGCGCTGGTCGCGGCCGGTCGCACGGTGCCGCCGGAGCGGCGGGTGCACTCGCTGCACGCCTACTTCATCCGCCCCGGCGACCCGAGCATCCCGATCGTCTACGAGGTCGACCGCACCCGCGACGGCCGCTCGTTCACCACCCGGCGGGTCGTGGCGGTGCAGCGCGGCAAGGCGATCTTCTCGCTGTCGGCGTCGTTCCAGGTCGACGAGGAGGGCATCGACCACGCCGAGCCGATGCCGGAGGTGCCGGACCCGGAGACGCTGCCGACCTTCGGCGAGCAGGTCGGGTCGCTCATCGACGTCCTCGGGCGCGGGCAGCCGCGGCCGATCGACGTGCGCTACGTGACCGAACCGCCGTGGGTGAGCCGGGAGCACGGGCCGCGCGAGGCCCGCAGCCAGGTGTGGATGCGCGCCGACGGCGTGCTGCCCGACGACGACCTGCTGCACGTGTGCATCGCGGCGTTCGCCTCGGACATGACGCTGCTGGACGCGGTGCTCGCCCGGCACGGCGTGTACTGGGGCCTGGACGAGGTGAACGGGGCGAGCCTGGACCACGCGATGTGGTTCCACCGCCGCTTCCGCGCGGACGAGTGGCTGCTCTACGACTGCGCCTCGCCGAGCGCGTCCGGCGCCCGCGGCCTGGCCACCGGCCGGTTCTTCTCCCGCGACGGCCAGCTCGTCGCCACCGTCGTCCAAGAAGGACTGCTCCGCGTCGGCGGCTGA
- a CDS encoding FadR/GntR family transcriptional regulator, with protein sequence MAGGLHDRVLDVLGHEIAAGTHPPGSVLRTEDVEQRFGISRSVAREVVRSLASIRLVVGRQRVGTVVRPREDWNAFDPQLIRWQLAADRTAQLKTLAELRTAVEPVAAAAAAQRASHEDAARLVSLSERMVATARAGDLDTFMAADVEFHRLVLTASGNEMFAQLHEVVEELLRWRAGHGLMPEHPRPVAVRLHCEIAECIRSGDRARAEGAMRELVAEALEGTLAGLADQQAPAVPS encoded by the coding sequence ATGGCCGGCGGGCTGCACGACAGGGTCCTGGACGTGCTCGGGCACGAGATCGCCGCCGGCACGCACCCGCCCGGCAGCGTCCTGCGCACCGAGGACGTCGAGCAGCGGTTCGGCATCTCCCGCAGCGTCGCCCGCGAGGTCGTGCGCAGCCTCGCCTCGATCCGGCTGGTGGTCGGCCGCCAGCGGGTCGGGACCGTGGTGCGCCCGCGCGAGGACTGGAACGCCTTCGACCCGCAGCTCATCCGCTGGCAGCTGGCGGCCGACCGCACCGCGCAGCTGAAGACCCTCGCGGAGCTGCGCACCGCGGTGGAACCGGTGGCCGCGGCGGCGGCCGCCCAGCGCGCCTCGCACGAGGACGCGGCCCGGCTGGTGTCGCTGTCCGAGCGGATGGTCGCCACCGCGCGCGCCGGCGACCTGGACACCTTCATGGCCGCCGACGTCGAGTTCCACCGGCTGGTGCTGACGGCGTCGGGCAACGAGATGTTCGCCCAGCTGCACGAGGTCGTCGAGGAGCTGCTGCGCTGGCGGGCCGGGCACGGCCTGATGCCCGAACACCCGCGCCCGGTAGCAGTACGGTTGCACTGCGAGATCGCGGAGTGCATCCGCAGCGGTGATCGGGCGCGGGCGGAGGGGGCCATGCGCGAACTGGTCGCCGAAGCGCTGGAGGGAACCCTCGCCGGTCTGGCGGACCAGCAGGCTCCCGCCGTCCCCAGCTAG
- a CDS encoding VanZ family protein, with protein sequence MIAVAVSLLVLFMPASGVPTAPPGTDKVVHAALFAALALTGRTAGIPAVTLLPALAGYAAVSEVLQGLLPIGRSCDVVDGLVDVAGAAIGWAVVALTRKVSGRSSP encoded by the coding sequence GTGATCGCGGTGGCGGTGAGCCTGCTCGTGCTGTTCATGCCCGCGTCAGGGGTGCCGACCGCGCCGCCCGGCACGGACAAGGTGGTGCACGCCGCCCTGTTCGCGGCCCTGGCCCTCACCGGCCGGACCGCGGGGATCCCGGCGGTGACGCTGCTGCCCGCACTGGCCGGCTACGCCGCGGTGTCGGAGGTGCTGCAGGGCCTGCTGCCGATCGGGCGCAGCTGTGACGTGGTCGACGGCCTGGTGGACGTCGCGGGTGCGGCGATCGGCTGGGCGGTCGTGGCGCTGACGCGGAAGGTCAGCGGCAGGTCTTCTCCGTGA